The Carassius auratus strain Wakin chromosome 40, ASM336829v1, whole genome shotgun sequence genome has a segment encoding these proteins:
- the LOC113058982 gene encoding piggyBac transposable element-derived protein 4-like, whose protein sequence is MVATKARNGLKQYMKGKPTKWGYKLFVLADSLCAYTWDFFIYEGKSPAALIPLDKGLSYESVMALVDVQMLGTGYKLFVNNFYTSPELFRDLLKKNIWACGTIRSNRIGYPKSTIDKLPKKAARGTHRWLREGNLLFVEWKDTREVQMCSTIYSGSDIGTVQRKVKGGKGQWSTMDVPVPHCVLEYNRCMGGVDVSEALISYYTVLHKTKKWSHTFFYHFVDIAIVNAFLIHRNGLYKKSEAHDTKGVQRKLIEELPGLVLPDFTSSPPSPPQNTDYLPEYFAADSTKGRRQCRVFAQKTLYFARVAQWQYAFSRSVTVSLLGISSTDLL, encoded by the exons ATGGTTGCAACAAAGGCCAGAAATGGCCTAAAACAATATATGAAAGGCAAGCCTACAAAGTGGGGATATAAACTCTTTGTGCTGGCCGACTCGCTCTGTGCATACACGTGGGACTTTTTTATCTATGAGGGTAAATCCCCAGCAGCACTGATCCCACTGGACAAAGGACTGAGCTATGAGTCTGTCATGGCACTTGTTGATGTGCAGATGTTGGGAACTGGCTATAAACTGTTCGTCAATAACTTTTACACAAGTCCAGAATTGTTTAGAGATCTACTAAAGAAAAACATCTGGGCTTGTGGAACTATTCGGTCCAACAGGATAGGCTACCCTAAAAGCACCATTGACAAGCTTCCGAAAAAAGCAGCTCGAGGCACTCATCGCTGGCTAAGAGAAGGGAACCTGCTATTTGTTGAATGGAAGGATACAAGGGAGGTCCAAATGTGCTCCACCATTTACAGTGGCAGTGACATTGGGACTGTGCAGAGGAAGGTGAAAGGTGGCAAGGGACAGTGGTCAACCATGGATGTACCTGTTCCACACTGTGTTCTAGAATACAACAG gtGCATGGGTGGAGTCGATGTATCGGAGGCACTCATCAGCTACTACACAGTCTTGCACAAGACAAAAAAGTGGTCCCATACCTTTTTCTACCACTTTGTGGACATAGCCATCGTAAATGCTTTCCTCATACATCGAAATGGCTTGTACAAAAAATCAGAAGCCCATGACACAAAAGGAGTTCAGAGAAAACTAATTGAGGAACTTCCTGGATTAGTGCTTCCTGACTTTACTTCATCTCCTCCATCCCCTCCTCAGAATACTGACTACTTACCTGAGTACTTTGCTGCAGACAGCACCAAAGGAAGGCGACAATGCAGGGTTTTTGCacaaaaaacactgtattttgCCCGAGTTGCTCAGTGGCAATATGCTTTCAGCCGAAGCGTAACTGTTTCTCTGCTTGGCATAAGCAGCACTGACCTTTTATAA